From Anopheles coluzzii chromosome 3, AcolN3, whole genome shotgun sequence, the proteins below share one genomic window:
- the LOC120958048 gene encoding transcription factor AP-2-epsilon isoform X6 translates to MIMERLTSHGGIGLSSGSPAYSAHTGGHTGRNGPASGHSGSHGGSHGPGPTMHHQTLQSDFQPPYFPPPFHHTTQSPPQQQNHGLDYLSTDPYGQPLSSLHHAPLHHYNQLAGLRPSQEQLGLHRSHRESELQQHVTQLSHGFPYSDRRSDYSGSIGSGAGATRLGAHEHDPLALHQALQSAVDDGQNPVIDENAGFMSDLPLLKNFPITDIKKDSSQINLGSPSDVFCSVPGRLSLLSSTSKYKVTVAEVQRRLSPPECLNASLLGGVLRRAKSKNGGRLLREKLEKIGLNLPAGRRKAANVTLLTSLVEGEAIHLARDFGYVCETEFPARQVAEYLSRQYSEPQESYRRKELLLNTKQVTKELMDLLNQDRSPLCNTRPQHILDPSIQRHLTHFSLISHGFGSPAIVAALTAIQNYLNESIKHLDKMYPGNGGSMVTSSLDKNKMESDKK, encoded by the exons GAGCGGCTCACTAGTCATGGAGGCATAGGGCTGTCGAGCGGAAGTCCTGCATACTCGGCGCACACCGGCGGCCACACGGGGCGCAACGGCCCAGCGAGCGGACACAGCGGTAGCCACGGCGGTTCACACGGTCCCGGCCCGACCATGCATCACCAGACGCTGCAGTCCGACTTCCAGCCACCGTACTTCCCGCCACCGTTCCACCATACCACCCAAAGCCCACCGCAGCAACAG AACCACGGTCTCGATTATTTAAGTACGGACCCGTACGGGCAGCCACTGTCCTCGCTACACCATGCGCCCCTGCACCACTACAATCAGCTGGCCGGGCTGAGACCGTCACAGGAGCAGCTCGGGCTACACCGATCTCACCGCGAGTCCGAACTGCAGCAGCACGTG ACGCAACTGTCGCACGGCTTCCCGTACTCGGACCGGCGCAGCGATTACAGCGGCTCGATCGGTTCCGGTGCCGGTGCAACCCGGCTCGGTGCCCACGAACACGATCCGCTCGCACTGCACCAAGCGCTGCAGAGTGCCGTCGACGATGGGCAGAATCCGGTGATAGACGAGAACGCGGGCTTTATGAGTGATCTGCCACTGCTGAAAA ACTTCCCCATCACCGACATCAAAAAGGATAGCAGCCAAATCAATCTCGGCTCGCCGAGCGACGTGTTCTGTTCCGTACCGGGGCGGCTCAGTCTGCTCTCGAGCACCTCCAAATACAAAGTCACCGTCGCGGAAGTGCAGCGCCGACTATCGCCACCCGAGTGTCTGAACGCGTCCCTGCTGGGCGGTGTCCTGAGACG AGCGAAGAGTAAAAACGGCGGACGATTGCTGAGGGAAAAGTTGGAAAAGATTGGCCTGAACCTGCCGGCCGGTCGGCGTAAGGCGGCGAACGTTACCCTGCTAACGTCGCTGGTGGAAGGGGAGGCCATCCATCTGGCGCGTGACTTTGGGTACGTGTGCGAGACCGAGTTCCCGGCCCGGCAGGTGGCGGAATATCTATCGCGCCAATACTCAGAACCGCAGGAGTCGTACCGAAGGAAGGAGCTGCTGCTCAACACCAAGCAG GTCACGAAGGAGCTGATGGACCTGCTGAACCAGGATCGATCGCCGCTCTGCAATACCAGACCCCAGCACATACTCGATCCCTCGATACAGCGACATCTGACGCACTTTTCGCTGATCTCACACGGTTTCGGTTCGCCGGCCATTGTTGCGGCACTGACAGCAATTCAG AACTATCTGAACGAATCGATCAAACATCTCGACAAGATGTACCCGGGCAACGGTGGCAGCATGGTGACCTCCTCGCTAGACAAGAACAAAATGGAGAGCGACAAGAAATGA
- the LOC120958048 gene encoding transcription factor AP-2-epsilon isoform X5, translating into MIMTLTPSLQSQLERLTSHGGIGLSSGSPAYSAHTGGHTGRNGPASGHSGSHGGSHGPGPTMHHQTLQSDFQPPYFPPPFHHTTQSPPQQQNHGLDYLSTDPYGQPLSSLHHAPLHHYNQLAGLRPSQEQLGLHRSHRESELQQHVTQLSHGFPYSDRRSDYSGSIGSGAGATRLGAHEHDPLALHQALQSAVDDGQNPVIDENAGFMSDLPLLKNFPITDIKKDSSQINLGSPSDVFCSVPGRLSLLSSTSKYKVTVAEVQRRLSPPECLNASLLGGVLRRAKSKNGGRLLREKLEKIGLNLPAGRRKAANVTLLTSLVEGEAIHLARDFGYVCETEFPARQVAEYLSRQYSEPQESYRRKELLLNTKQVTKELMDLLNQDRSPLCNTRPQHILDPSIQRHLTHFSLISHGFGSPAIVAALTAIQNYLNESIKHLDKMYPGNGGSMVTSSLDKNKMESDKK; encoded by the exons ACACTCACACCGTCCCTACAATCACAGCTg GAGCGGCTCACTAGTCATGGAGGCATAGGGCTGTCGAGCGGAAGTCCTGCATACTCGGCGCACACCGGCGGCCACACGGGGCGCAACGGCCCAGCGAGCGGACACAGCGGTAGCCACGGCGGTTCACACGGTCCCGGCCCGACCATGCATCACCAGACGCTGCAGTCCGACTTCCAGCCACCGTACTTCCCGCCACCGTTCCACCATACCACCCAAAGCCCACCGCAGCAACAG AACCACGGTCTCGATTATTTAAGTACGGACCCGTACGGGCAGCCACTGTCCTCGCTACACCATGCGCCCCTGCACCACTACAATCAGCTGGCCGGGCTGAGACCGTCACAGGAGCAGCTCGGGCTACACCGATCTCACCGCGAGTCCGAACTGCAGCAGCACGTG ACGCAACTGTCGCACGGCTTCCCGTACTCGGACCGGCGCAGCGATTACAGCGGCTCGATCGGTTCCGGTGCCGGTGCAACCCGGCTCGGTGCCCACGAACACGATCCGCTCGCACTGCACCAAGCGCTGCAGAGTGCCGTCGACGATGGGCAGAATCCGGTGATAGACGAGAACGCGGGCTTTATGAGTGATCTGCCACTGCTGAAAA ACTTCCCCATCACCGACATCAAAAAGGATAGCAGCCAAATCAATCTCGGCTCGCCGAGCGACGTGTTCTGTTCCGTACCGGGGCGGCTCAGTCTGCTCTCGAGCACCTCCAAATACAAAGTCACCGTCGCGGAAGTGCAGCGCCGACTATCGCCACCCGAGTGTCTGAACGCGTCCCTGCTGGGCGGTGTCCTGAGACG AGCGAAGAGTAAAAACGGCGGACGATTGCTGAGGGAAAAGTTGGAAAAGATTGGCCTGAACCTGCCGGCCGGTCGGCGTAAGGCGGCGAACGTTACCCTGCTAACGTCGCTGGTGGAAGGGGAGGCCATCCATCTGGCGCGTGACTTTGGGTACGTGTGCGAGACCGAGTTCCCGGCCCGGCAGGTGGCGGAATATCTATCGCGCCAATACTCAGAACCGCAGGAGTCGTACCGAAGGAAGGAGCTGCTGCTCAACACCAAGCAG GTCACGAAGGAGCTGATGGACCTGCTGAACCAGGATCGATCGCCGCTCTGCAATACCAGACCCCAGCACATACTCGATCCCTCGATACAGCGACATCTGACGCACTTTTCGCTGATCTCACACGGTTTCGGTTCGCCGGCCATTGTTGCGGCACTGACAGCAATTCAG AACTATCTGAACGAATCGATCAAACATCTCGACAAGATGTACCCGGGCAACGGTGGCAGCATGGTGACCTCCTCGCTAGACAAGAACAAAATGGAGAGCGACAAGAAATGA
- the LOC120958048 gene encoding transcription factor AP-2-epsilon isoform X3, whose amino-acid sequence MTFRCVPPYDASAQWTLTPSLQSQLERLTSHGGIGLSSGSPAYSAHTGGHTGRNGPASGHSGSHGGSHGPGPTMHHQTLQSDFQPPYFPPPFHHTTQSPPQQQNHGLDYLSTDPYGQPLSSLHHAPLHHYNQLAGLRPSQEQLGLHRSHRESELQQHVTQLSHGFPYSDRRSDYSGSIGSGAGATRLGAHEHDPLALHQALQSAVDDGQNPVIDENAGFMSDLPLLKNFPITDIKKDSSQINLGSPSDVFCSVPGRLSLLSSTSKYKVTVAEVQRRLSPPECLNASLLGGVLRRAKSKNGGRLLREKLEKIGLNLPAGRRKAANVTLLTSLVEGEAIHLARDFGYVCETEFPARQVAEYLSRQYSEPQESYRRKELLLNTKQVTKELMDLLNQDRSPLCNTRPQHILDPSIQRHLTHFSLISHGFGSPAIVAALTAIQNYLNESIKHLDKMYPGNGGSMVTSSLDKNKMESDKK is encoded by the exons ACACTCACACCGTCCCTACAATCACAGCTg GAGCGGCTCACTAGTCATGGAGGCATAGGGCTGTCGAGCGGAAGTCCTGCATACTCGGCGCACACCGGCGGCCACACGGGGCGCAACGGCCCAGCGAGCGGACACAGCGGTAGCCACGGCGGTTCACACGGTCCCGGCCCGACCATGCATCACCAGACGCTGCAGTCCGACTTCCAGCCACCGTACTTCCCGCCACCGTTCCACCATACCACCCAAAGCCCACCGCAGCAACAG AACCACGGTCTCGATTATTTAAGTACGGACCCGTACGGGCAGCCACTGTCCTCGCTACACCATGCGCCCCTGCACCACTACAATCAGCTGGCCGGGCTGAGACCGTCACAGGAGCAGCTCGGGCTACACCGATCTCACCGCGAGTCCGAACTGCAGCAGCACGTG ACGCAACTGTCGCACGGCTTCCCGTACTCGGACCGGCGCAGCGATTACAGCGGCTCGATCGGTTCCGGTGCCGGTGCAACCCGGCTCGGTGCCCACGAACACGATCCGCTCGCACTGCACCAAGCGCTGCAGAGTGCCGTCGACGATGGGCAGAATCCGGTGATAGACGAGAACGCGGGCTTTATGAGTGATCTGCCACTGCTGAAAA ACTTCCCCATCACCGACATCAAAAAGGATAGCAGCCAAATCAATCTCGGCTCGCCGAGCGACGTGTTCTGTTCCGTACCGGGGCGGCTCAGTCTGCTCTCGAGCACCTCCAAATACAAAGTCACCGTCGCGGAAGTGCAGCGCCGACTATCGCCACCCGAGTGTCTGAACGCGTCCCTGCTGGGCGGTGTCCTGAGACG AGCGAAGAGTAAAAACGGCGGACGATTGCTGAGGGAAAAGTTGGAAAAGATTGGCCTGAACCTGCCGGCCGGTCGGCGTAAGGCGGCGAACGTTACCCTGCTAACGTCGCTGGTGGAAGGGGAGGCCATCCATCTGGCGCGTGACTTTGGGTACGTGTGCGAGACCGAGTTCCCGGCCCGGCAGGTGGCGGAATATCTATCGCGCCAATACTCAGAACCGCAGGAGTCGTACCGAAGGAAGGAGCTGCTGCTCAACACCAAGCAG GTCACGAAGGAGCTGATGGACCTGCTGAACCAGGATCGATCGCCGCTCTGCAATACCAGACCCCAGCACATACTCGATCCCTCGATACAGCGACATCTGACGCACTTTTCGCTGATCTCACACGGTTTCGGTTCGCCGGCCATTGTTGCGGCACTGACAGCAATTCAG AACTATCTGAACGAATCGATCAAACATCTCGACAAGATGTACCCGGGCAACGGTGGCAGCATGGTGACCTCCTCGCTAGACAAGAACAAAATGGAGAGCGACAAGAAATGA
- the LOC120958048 gene encoding transcription factor AP-2-epsilon isoform X4, which translates to MALAYVDMSSVIEVQERLTSHGGIGLSSGSPAYSAHTGGHTGRNGPASGHSGSHGGSHGPGPTMHHQTLQSDFQPPYFPPPFHHTTQSPPQQQNHGLDYLSTDPYGQPLSSLHHAPLHHYNQLAGLRPSQEQLGLHRSHRESELQQHVTQLSHGFPYSDRRSDYSGSIGSGAGATRLGAHEHDPLALHQALQSAVDDGQNPVIDENAGFMSDLPLLKNFPITDIKKDSSQINLGSPSDVFCSVPGRLSLLSSTSKYKVTVAEVQRRLSPPECLNASLLGGVLRRAKSKNGGRLLREKLEKIGLNLPAGRRKAANVTLLTSLVEGEAIHLARDFGYVCETEFPARQVAEYLSRQYSEPQESYRRKELLLNTKQVTKELMDLLNQDRSPLCNTRPQHILDPSIQRHLTHFSLISHGFGSPAIVAALTAIQNYLNESIKHLDKMYPGNGGSMVTSSLDKNKMESDKK; encoded by the exons ATGGCATTGGCGTACGTAGACATGTCATCCGTTATCGAAGTGCAG GAGCGGCTCACTAGTCATGGAGGCATAGGGCTGTCGAGCGGAAGTCCTGCATACTCGGCGCACACCGGCGGCCACACGGGGCGCAACGGCCCAGCGAGCGGACACAGCGGTAGCCACGGCGGTTCACACGGTCCCGGCCCGACCATGCATCACCAGACGCTGCAGTCCGACTTCCAGCCACCGTACTTCCCGCCACCGTTCCACCATACCACCCAAAGCCCACCGCAGCAACAG AACCACGGTCTCGATTATTTAAGTACGGACCCGTACGGGCAGCCACTGTCCTCGCTACACCATGCGCCCCTGCACCACTACAATCAGCTGGCCGGGCTGAGACCGTCACAGGAGCAGCTCGGGCTACACCGATCTCACCGCGAGTCCGAACTGCAGCAGCACGTG ACGCAACTGTCGCACGGCTTCCCGTACTCGGACCGGCGCAGCGATTACAGCGGCTCGATCGGTTCCGGTGCCGGTGCAACCCGGCTCGGTGCCCACGAACACGATCCGCTCGCACTGCACCAAGCGCTGCAGAGTGCCGTCGACGATGGGCAGAATCCGGTGATAGACGAGAACGCGGGCTTTATGAGTGATCTGCCACTGCTGAAAA ACTTCCCCATCACCGACATCAAAAAGGATAGCAGCCAAATCAATCTCGGCTCGCCGAGCGACGTGTTCTGTTCCGTACCGGGGCGGCTCAGTCTGCTCTCGAGCACCTCCAAATACAAAGTCACCGTCGCGGAAGTGCAGCGCCGACTATCGCCACCCGAGTGTCTGAACGCGTCCCTGCTGGGCGGTGTCCTGAGACG AGCGAAGAGTAAAAACGGCGGACGATTGCTGAGGGAAAAGTTGGAAAAGATTGGCCTGAACCTGCCGGCCGGTCGGCGTAAGGCGGCGAACGTTACCCTGCTAACGTCGCTGGTGGAAGGGGAGGCCATCCATCTGGCGCGTGACTTTGGGTACGTGTGCGAGACCGAGTTCCCGGCCCGGCAGGTGGCGGAATATCTATCGCGCCAATACTCAGAACCGCAGGAGTCGTACCGAAGGAAGGAGCTGCTGCTCAACACCAAGCAG GTCACGAAGGAGCTGATGGACCTGCTGAACCAGGATCGATCGCCGCTCTGCAATACCAGACCCCAGCACATACTCGATCCCTCGATACAGCGACATCTGACGCACTTTTCGCTGATCTCACACGGTTTCGGTTCGCCGGCCATTGTTGCGGCACTGACAGCAATTCAG AACTATCTGAACGAATCGATCAAACATCTCGACAAGATGTACCCGGGCAACGGTGGCAGCATGGTGACCTCCTCGCTAGACAAGAACAAAATGGAGAGCGACAAGAAATGA